In the genome of Gemmatimonadaceae bacterium, one region contains:
- a CDS encoding SPOR domain-containing protein, which produces MAKLLMRRALILCAAALAACGGEPKGLVPVTGSGTAAPSGTDALVLRVPLGGGTARVFAYPKLDSAVWTSSGATPAIDRVLAFDDDAGALAFSDSRAEPGRIDFRLGRAERLTTTPVFDAQSMDGAAIFALDDKGDVTRFTESANWTYKPPRPARAVFPQRDGTLLVVAGRDAGAVVWKLFPPDAKIIDSASFPTVWRPLPTQVGDRLYLVVDSGLVVLSTRTLDWGRHLVFSSRIAAAVSSPSGDRVFVINESSRVLSVVDRYRDEITKRITLPGQPLDLRVDPLGRYVLARAAGHDSAWVIAVGTERAIGAVATAWRTDLPFVAPDGAIGLAQGKDVAFVDGETLRPVMRVSGGANDFWYAFQWNGFRPRLSSLDQPVSFNLGPADSARTAADAAAADAAAKAALRAAGTGEQPGGAAARHDSASAPVRATPRAAAEFVVSFAALLSEGRASDLAAQIQVDGATARVVMSVRDGTPIYRVVLGPYATRDEAERVGRAARHAYWVYEATP; this is translated from the coding sequence ATGGCCAAGCTTCTGATGCGGCGCGCGCTCATCCTCTGCGCGGCCGCGCTCGCGGCCTGCGGCGGCGAGCCCAAGGGCCTCGTCCCGGTCACGGGCAGTGGGACCGCGGCGCCCAGCGGCACCGACGCCCTCGTGCTGCGCGTGCCGCTGGGCGGGGGCACGGCCCGCGTGTTCGCGTATCCGAAGCTCGACTCCGCCGTGTGGACGTCGTCGGGCGCCACGCCCGCCATCGATCGCGTGCTCGCGTTCGACGACGATGCCGGCGCGCTCGCGTTCTCCGACTCGCGCGCCGAGCCCGGCCGCATCGACTTCCGCCTGGGCCGCGCCGAGCGCCTCACCACCACGCCGGTGTTCGACGCGCAATCGATGGACGGCGCCGCGATCTTCGCCCTGGACGACAAGGGCGACGTGACCCGGTTCACCGAATCCGCGAACTGGACGTACAAGCCCCCGCGTCCGGCGCGGGCCGTGTTCCCGCAGCGCGACGGCACGCTGCTCGTGGTGGCGGGCCGCGATGCCGGCGCCGTGGTGTGGAAGCTGTTCCCGCCCGACGCCAAGATCATCGACTCGGCCAGCTTCCCCACCGTGTGGCGCCCGCTCCCCACGCAGGTGGGCGACCGTCTGTATCTCGTGGTGGATTCCGGACTCGTCGTCCTGTCCACGCGGACGCTCGACTGGGGCCGGCACCTCGTCTTCTCCTCGCGCATCGCGGCGGCGGTGTCGTCGCCCAGCGGCGACCGCGTGTTCGTGATCAACGAGTCGAGCCGCGTGCTGAGCGTGGTCGATCGCTACCGCGACGAGATCACCAAGCGCATCACGCTCCCCGGCCAGCCGCTCGACCTGCGGGTGGACCCTCTGGGCCGCTACGTGCTGGCGCGCGCCGCCGGCCATGACTCGGCGTGGGTCATCGCCGTGGGCACGGAACGGGCCATCGGCGCCGTGGCCACCGCGTGGCGCACCGACCTGCCCTTCGTGGCGCCCGACGGCGCCATCGGGCTCGCCCAGGGCAAGGACGTCGCGTTCGTGGACGGGGAAACGCTGCGCCCCGTGATGCGGGTGAGCGGCGGCGCGAACGACTTCTGGTACGCGTTCCAGTGGAACGGTTTCCGCCCGCGTCTCTCGTCGCTCGACCAACCGGTGAGCTTCAACCTCGGCCCCGCCGACAGCGCCCGCACCGCCGCCGACGCCGCGGCCGCCGACGCCGCGGCCAAAGCCGCGCTACGCGCCGCGGGCACCGGCGAACAGCCCGGCGGCGCCGCGGCGCGCCACGATTCGGCGTCCGCACCGGTACGCGCGACCCCGCGCGCAGCGGCGGAATTCGTCGTGTCGTTTGCCGCGCTGCTCTCCGAGGGCCGGGCCAGCGACCTCGCGGCGCAGATCCAGGTGGACGGCGCCACGGCACGCGTGGTCATGTCGGTGCGCGACGGCACGCCGATCTACCGCGTGGTGCTCGGGCCGTACGCCA
- a CDS encoding BamA/TamA family outer membrane protein: MIRRAAGVVLLGLLAAVARPAHAQDYFGQNQVAYTHFDWHLLETEHFLIYYYPAEREATMDAARMAERAYARLSRILDHKFIEKQPIILFASRTDFGENNVTGDLGEATGGVTEALRHRMMLNFTGDYRSFEHVLTHEMVHAFQYDVFARGHAGAGLQALASVNPPLWFAEGMAEYLSLGPTTALTDTWMRDAALNGNIPTIKEMTDDPDKYFPYRYGHSLWAYIGARWGDDAIGQILRATPSLGVEKAIRRETGLSLDALGDEWKEYLQNRYLPAVATLSRAHDVAKPLLNPQQSGGDIFLAPTLSPDGKYIAFFANGNPLRGQVFIDLWLADAVTGKRIARLVKSTTDPNYEELRVLYSQTSFSPHGRRLAFTAQYAGRDVLNVLDVATRRRLARFDHLPYESITNPTWSPDGKRIAFSGNHGGITDLCVIDADGQHLRQLTSDRYADLQPDWSPDGRTIAFVTDRGPTASFALLHFPRWRIALYDVASGAITVLPGQAGLNLNPQWSPDGTSLAYISDRAGTANVFLYDLTTREHYQLTNLVGAVSGITEYSPAITWARDADRLAFTYYEDGKYAVWSIDHPRALARTPYRQPAVVALAAPPPPARRDSTSLRQRGDSVPITVAAMLDSMSLGLPDTTRFREAPYRVHFQPDYVARPSIGYAPDNYGRNLFGGTTVVLSDMLGDHRIGLSAEINGRISESRVYLGFTNLAHRWQYTTGFAQSPFYFLTGDSITTTGGGTAAVEHQEITTYVARQVFAQTAYPFNRFSRLELGGGFNNIDRERWFISRSLSNGVSVSPFQFDSTRRDHSLDYVDAQMAYVFDNSLYTVTGPIAGQRYRLQVTPVVGAYNWVEYLGDYRRYDPIIFDYLTLATRLYGNLAVGRDEGAFPKYIARPDFVRGYDRNNAFYASCPVVGANPSNCSAVQLLGSRVLVANAELRFPLVRKLELGFLPFSLPPLDGLVFYDEGLAWSSGQTVYGSRPIDYDLTRQRYPLRSYGVGLRLNLFNYALVRWDYAIPLDQPGHRGFWTWSLWPSF, encoded by the coding sequence GTGATCCGTCGGGCGGCCGGGGTGGTCCTGCTCGGGCTGCTCGCGGCCGTGGCGCGGCCGGCCCACGCGCAGGACTACTTCGGCCAGAACCAGGTGGCGTACACCCACTTCGACTGGCACCTGCTCGAGACCGAGCACTTCCTGATCTACTACTACCCCGCCGAACGCGAGGCGACGATGGACGCCGCCCGCATGGCCGAGCGCGCCTACGCGCGGCTGTCGCGCATCCTCGACCATAAGTTCATCGAGAAGCAGCCGATCATCCTGTTCGCGTCGCGCACCGACTTCGGCGAGAACAACGTGACCGGCGACCTGGGGGAAGCCACGGGCGGCGTGACCGAGGCGCTGCGGCACCGGATGATGCTCAACTTCACCGGCGACTACCGCAGCTTCGAGCACGTGCTCACGCACGAGATGGTCCACGCCTTCCAGTACGACGTGTTCGCGCGCGGGCACGCCGGCGCCGGCCTCCAGGCCCTGGCCTCGGTGAATCCGCCGCTCTGGTTCGCCGAGGGGATGGCCGAGTACCTGTCGCTGGGGCCCACGACGGCGCTCACCGACACGTGGATGCGCGACGCGGCGCTCAATGGCAACATCCCGACGATCAAGGAGATGACCGACGATCCGGACAAGTACTTCCCGTATCGGTACGGCCATTCGCTGTGGGCGTACATCGGCGCCCGGTGGGGAGACGACGCGATCGGACAGATCCTGCGCGCCACGCCGAGCCTGGGCGTGGAGAAGGCCATCCGGCGCGAGACCGGCCTGTCGCTCGACGCGTTGGGCGACGAGTGGAAGGAGTACCTGCAGAACCGCTACCTGCCGGCCGTGGCCACGCTGTCGCGCGCCCACGACGTGGCCAAGCCGCTGCTCAACCCGCAGCAGTCGGGCGGCGACATCTTCCTCGCCCCCACCCTGTCGCCCGACGGCAAGTACATCGCGTTCTTCGCCAACGGCAATCCGCTCCGCGGGCAGGTGTTCATCGATCTGTGGCTCGCCGATGCCGTCACGGGCAAGCGCATCGCGCGCCTCGTGAAGAGCACCACCGATCCGAACTACGAGGAACTGCGCGTGCTCTACTCGCAGACCAGCTTCTCCCCGCACGGGCGGCGGCTCGCCTTCACCGCGCAGTACGCGGGACGCGACGTGCTGAACGTGCTCGACGTGGCCACCCGCCGCCGCCTGGCGCGGTTCGACCACCTGCCCTACGAGAGCATCACCAATCCCACCTGGTCGCCCGACGGCAAGCGGATCGCCTTCAGCGGCAATCACGGCGGCATCACCGACCTCTGCGTGATCGACGCCGACGGGCAGCACCTGCGGCAACTCACGTCGGACCGGTACGCCGACCTGCAGCCCGACTGGTCGCCCGATGGACGCACGATCGCGTTCGTCACCGATCGCGGCCCCACGGCGAGCTTCGCCCTGTTGCACTTTCCGCGGTGGCGGATCGCGCTCTACGACGTGGCGTCGGGCGCGATCACGGTGCTGCCGGGCCAGGCCGGCCTGAACCTCAATCCGCAGTGGTCGCCCGACGGCACGTCGTTGGCGTACATCTCCGATCGGGCCGGCACGGCCAACGTCTTCCTGTACGATCTGACCACGCGCGAGCACTACCAGCTCACCAATCTCGTGGGCGCCGTATCGGGCATCACCGAGTACAGCCCGGCCATCACCTGGGCGCGCGACGCGGACCGGCTGGCATTCACGTACTACGAGGACGGCAAGTACGCGGTGTGGTCGATCGACCACCCGCGGGCGCTGGCCAGGACGCCGTACCGGCAGCCCGCGGTGGTCGCCCTGGCGGCGCCGCCGCCACCGGCGCGGCGCGACTCCACGTCGCTGCGCCAGCGCGGCGACTCGGTGCCGATCACTGTGGCCGCGATGCTCGACAGCATGTCGCTGGGCCTACCCGACACGACGCGGTTCCGCGAGGCGCCGTACCGCGTGCACTTCCAGCCCGACTATGTGGCCCGCCCCAGCATCGGCTACGCGCCCGACAACTACGGCCGCAATCTGTTTGGCGGCACGACGGTGGTGCTGAGCGACATGCTCGGCGATCACCGGATCGGCCTCTCGGCCGAGATCAACGGGCGGATCAGCGAGTCGCGGGTGTATCTCGGCTTCACCAACCTGGCGCACCGCTGGCAGTACACCACGGGGTTCGCGCAGTCGCCGTTCTATTTCCTCACCGGCGACTCGATCACCACCACCGGCGGCGGCACCGCGGCCGTCGAGCATCAGGAGATCACCACGTACGTGGCGCGGCAGGTGTTCGCGCAGACGGCGTATCCGTTCAACCGCTTCTCCCGGCTCGAGTTGGGCGGCGGGTTCAACAACATCGACCGCGAACGCTGGTTCATCAGCCGCTCGCTGAGCAACGGCGTGTCGGTGTCGCCGTTCCAGTTCGACAGCACGCGCCGCGACCACAGTCTCGACTACGTGGACGCGCAGATGGCGTACGTGTTCGACAACTCGCTGTACACGGTCACCGGACCGATCGCCGGCCAGCGCTACCGCCTGCAGGTGACGCCCGTGGTGGGCGCCTACAACTGGGTGGAGTACCTCGGCGACTATCGCCGCTACGACCCGATCATCTTCGATTACCTCACGCTGGCCACGCGGCTGTACGGCAACCTGGCCGTGGGGCGCGACGAGGGCGCGTTTCCCAAGTACATCGCGCGCCCCGATTTCGTGCGCGGCTACGACCGCAACAACGCGTTCTACGCCAGCTGCCCCGTGGTGGGCGCCAATCCGTCCAACTGCAGCGCCGTGCAGCTCCTGGGCAGCCGCGTGCTCGTGGCCAACGCCGAACTGCGCTTTCCGCTCGTCCGCAAGCTCGAACTCGGCTTCCTGCCGTTCTCGCTGCCGCCGCTGGACGGCCTCGTGTTCTACGACGAGGGGTTGGCCTGGTCCAGCGGCCAGACGGTGTACGGATCGCGTCCGATCGATTACGATCTCACACGCCAGCGGTATCCGCTGCGGAGCTACGGCGTGGGGCTGCGGCTCAACCTGTTCAACTACGCGCTCGTGCGCTGGGACTACGCCATTCCGCTGGACCAACCCGGGCATCGCGGATTCTGGACCTGGTCGCTATGGCCAAGCTTCTGA
- the rsfS gene encoding ribosome silencing factor — protein MPSASVSHLVQCAAQACLDHKAEKVVILDLEGVSDMTDYFIVASGTSDTHVRALGERVMEALRAEGAHAHHIEGLPQGRWVLLDYVDFVVHLFHPALREYYQLERLWGDARVVPVDAQGARA, from the coding sequence ATGCCTTCCGCTTCCGTTTCCCATCTCGTGCAGTGCGCCGCGCAGGCCTGTCTCGACCACAAGGCCGAGAAGGTCGTGATCCTGGATCTCGAAGGCGTGTCCGACATGACGGATTATTTCATCGTCGCCAGCGGCACGTCCGACACCCACGTGCGCGCACTGGGCGAGCGCGTGATGGAGGCGCTGCGCGCCGAGGGGGCGCACGCCCACCACATCGAGGGGCTGCCGCAGGGGCGCTGGGTGCTGCTGGACTACGTGGACTTCGTGGTGCACCTGTTCCACCCCGCGCTGCGCGAGTACTACCAGCTCGAGCGGTTGTGGGGCGACGCGCGGGTCGTGCCGGTGGACGCCCAAGGGGCGCGTGCGTGA
- the rplI gene encoding 50S ribosomal protein L9 translates to MEIILRQAIENLGAPGDVVTVRAGYARNYLLPHGLAYEATPGNLKRIAQERSRLEAAENDRRAAAQDIATKMEQVSLTFSARVGEEGKLFGSVTTADIQQQLEAQGLIVEKRQIDLHEPIKALGVYKIPIRLHADVRPEIRVWVIKQ, encoded by the coding sequence ATGGAAATCATTCTTCGACAGGCCATCGAGAACCTCGGCGCGCCGGGGGACGTGGTCACGGTACGGGCGGGATACGCCCGCAACTATCTGCTTCCGCACGGGCTCGCCTACGAGGCGACGCCGGGCAACCTCAAGCGCATCGCGCAGGAGCGGTCGCGCCTCGAGGCAGCCGAGAACGATCGCCGCGCCGCCGCGCAGGACATCGCCACCAAGATGGAACAGGTGTCGCTCACGTTCTCGGCGCGGGTGGGCGAGGAGGGCAAGCTGTTCGGCTCGGTGACCACCGCCGACATCCAGCAGCAGCTCGAGGCGCAGGGGTTGATCGTGGAGAAGCGGCAGATCGACCTGCACGAGCCGATCAAGGCGCTGGGCGTGTACAAGATCCCGATCCGGCTGCACGCCGACGTCCGGCCCGAGATCCGGGTCTGGGTGATCAAGCAGTAG
- a CDS encoding DUF2232 domain-containing protein produces the protein MTVPVAPAPAERGWGKLILAIAAFLIVPTIPQFQALLPVQHTLLLIVPALAACCLVGWWAGGRLTLALVWVAAAVYLVLQKPDAPSVFFNLQRGWSLLLAGAFGLVCLFGVRRPLFVRALVALSIALLLAVVMSALGPVTAAEVHTAVQTELAQRNTQTMNTFNTFIGQHPDDWNNLVKRIPQLGQMPAETQTMLTALAKAGVGLYPSLLVLESLVALALAWSTYHRLGRARLGPPLAPLRDFRFNDQLVWGLIVGLTIVFLPTLSAFAVFGQNLLVLFGALYAVRGLGVLSWFLAPGALAVMAIVGFVMLWAPVLNAVAVLGFMLLALAAFGLGLGDTWADWRNRARPTS, from the coding sequence ATGACCGTACCCGTCGCTCCGGCGCCGGCAGAGCGGGGATGGGGCAAACTCATCCTCGCGATCGCGGCGTTTCTCATCGTCCCCACGATTCCGCAGTTCCAGGCGCTGCTGCCCGTTCAGCACACGTTGCTGCTGATCGTGCCGGCGCTGGCGGCGTGCTGTCTGGTGGGGTGGTGGGCGGGGGGACGGCTCACGCTCGCGCTCGTCTGGGTGGCGGCGGCGGTGTATCTGGTGCTGCAGAAGCCGGACGCGCCGTCGGTATTCTTCAATCTCCAGCGCGGATGGAGCCTGCTCCTGGCGGGCGCGTTCGGGCTGGTGTGCCTGTTCGGCGTGCGGCGTCCGCTGTTCGTGCGGGCGCTGGTGGCGCTGTCGATCGCGCTGCTGCTGGCCGTGGTGATGAGCGCGCTGGGGCCGGTGACGGCCGCCGAGGTGCACACCGCGGTCCAGACCGAGCTGGCGCAGCGCAACACCCAGACGATGAACACGTTCAACACGTTCATCGGCCAGCATCCGGACGACTGGAACAATCTGGTGAAGCGGATCCCGCAGCTGGGCCAGATGCCGGCGGAAACGCAGACCATGCTCACCGCGCTGGCCAAGGCGGGCGTGGGACTGTATCCGTCGCTGCTGGTGCTCGAGTCGCTCGTGGCGCTGGCCCTGGCATGGTCCACGTATCATCGCCTGGGGCGGGCCCGGCTGGGGCCGCCGCTCGCGCCGCTGCGCGACTTCCGGTTCAACGATCAGCTCGTCTGGGGCCTGATCGTGGGCCTGACGATCGTCTTCCTGCCGACGCTGTCGGCGTTCGCTGTCTTCGGTCAGAACCTTCTCGTGCTGTTTGGCGCCCTGTACGCCGTGCGCGGACTCGGCGTGCTGAGTTGGTTCCTGGCCCCCGGCGCGCTGGCCGTGATGGCCATCGTCGGGTTCGTGATGCTCTGGGCGCCGGTGCTCAACGCGGTCGCCGTGCTGGGTTTCATGCTGCTCGCTCTCGCTGCGTTCGGCCTTGGCCTGGGTGACACCTGGGCTGACTGGCGGAATCGCGCTCGCCCCACTTCGTAA
- the rpsR gene encoding 30S ribosomal protein S18, translated as MRRQHKTCPFCEGRVRFVDYKDDRTLGRFITDHGKILPSRLSGTCARHQRQLATAIKRARYLALIPYIRGAQG; from the coding sequence ATGCGCCGCCAACACAAGACCTGTCCGTTCTGCGAAGGCCGCGTGCGGTTCGTCGACTACAAGGACGACCGGACGCTGGGCCGTTTCATCACCGATCACGGGAAGATTCTTCCCAGCCGCCTGAGCGGCACGTGCGCGCGGCATCAACGCCAGCTCGCCACGGCGATCAAGCGGGCGCGCTATCTGGCGCTGATCCCGTACATCCGCGGCGCCCAGGGCTAG
- the rpsF gene encoding 30S ribosomal protein S6 has product MTRPYEAVYVFDSTLEDTAINEKLARFHELLGNPADLVSDHWGRRQLAYQIGRKDTGYYVVTRFSADPVVLPEYERALRLDDGVVRYLLSLHEHDTGAPPMSEEEIAAATRRHDDDDDED; this is encoded by the coding sequence ATGACTCGCCCATATGAGGCGGTCTATGTCTTCGACTCGACGCTCGAAGACACCGCCATCAACGAAAAACTCGCCCGCTTCCACGAGCTCCTCGGCAACCCCGCGGATCTCGTCTCCGATCATTGGGGCCGACGTCAGCTCGCGTACCAGATCGGCCGCAAGGACACCGGGTACTACGTGGTCACGCGGTTCAGCGCCGATCCCGTGGTGCTCCCCGAGTACGAGCGCGCGCTCCGGCTGGACGACGGCGTGGTGCGCTACCTGCTGTCGTTGCACGAGCACGACACGGGCGCCCCGCCGATGAGCGAGGAAGAGATTGCCGCCGCGACCCGCCGGCATGACGACGACGACGACGAGGATTAA
- the ychF gene encoding redox-regulated ATPase YchF: MLKLGIVGLPNVGKSTLFNALTAAKADAANYPFCTVEPNVGMVEVPDPRLDTLAAIVQPKRTVPAVVQFVDIAGLVKGAADGEGLGNKFLSNIRETDAIIHVVRCFDDPDVTHVMSGVDPVRDREVIEFELALADLGVVEKRLDKTQRAARTGDAEAKAELPTLERAHAFLKEGRALWHAGLTPEQLAVLQPLTLLTTKPVLYAANVTDAELAGHEGPYLRALRDAVKASGEHAEIVPFSAKIEAELAELPGEERAEFLASLGIDSAGLDRLIRAGYHLLGLQTYFTAGEPEVRAWTIHRGDTAPVAAGVIHTDFERGFIRAETVSYVDFVAHGGWKGAREKGVVRSEGKEYVVQDGDVLLFRFNV; encoded by the coding sequence ATGCTCAAGCTCGGCATCGTCGGCCTTCCCAACGTCGGCAAGTCCACCCTCTTCAACGCCCTCACCGCCGCCAAGGCCGACGCCGCGAACTACCCGTTCTGCACCGTCGAGCCCAACGTCGGCATGGTGGAAGTGCCCGACCCGCGCCTCGACACGCTGGCCGCCATCGTGCAGCCCAAGCGCACGGTTCCCGCGGTGGTGCAGTTCGTGGACATCGCCGGGCTCGTGAAGGGCGCGGCCGACGGCGAAGGGCTGGGCAACAAATTCCTCTCGAACATCCGCGAGACCGACGCGATCATCCACGTGGTGCGCTGCTTCGACGACCCCGACGTCACCCACGTGATGAGCGGCGTAGACCCGGTGCGCGACCGCGAAGTCATCGAGTTCGAACTCGCCCTGGCCGATCTGGGCGTGGTGGAGAAGCGCCTCGACAAGACCCAGCGCGCGGCCCGCACCGGCGACGCCGAGGCCAAGGCCGAGCTGCCCACGCTCGAGCGTGCGCACGCGTTCCTCAAGGAAGGCCGCGCGCTCTGGCACGCCGGCCTCACGCCCGAGCAGCTGGCCGTGCTGCAGCCGCTCACGCTGCTCACCACCAAGCCCGTGCTCTACGCCGCCAACGTGACCGACGCCGAACTCGCCGGCCACGAGGGGCCCTACCTGCGCGCGCTGCGCGACGCCGTGAAGGCCAGCGGAGAGCACGCCGAGATCGTGCCGTTCTCGGCCAAGATCGAAGCCGAGCTGGCCGAGCTGCCGGGCGAGGAGCGCGCCGAGTTCCTGGCGTCGCTCGGCATCGACTCGGCGGGCCTCGACCGGCTCATCCGCGCCGGCTACCACCTGCTGGGCCTGCAGACCTACTTCACGGCCGGCGAGCCGGAGGTGCGCGCCTGGACCATCCATCGCGGCGACACGGCGCCGGTGGCGGCCGGCGTGATCCACACCGACTTCGAGCGCGGCTTCATCCGCGCCGAGACCGTGAGCTACGTGGATTTCGTGGCGCACGGCGGGTGGAAGGGGGCGCGCGAGAAGGGCGTCGTCCGATCGGAGGGCAAGGAGTACGTGGTCCAGGACGGCGATGTGCTGCTGTTCCGGTTCAACGTGTAG
- the pth gene encoding aminoacyl-tRNA hydrolase gives MKVIVGLGNPGKEYARTRHNVGWWVVDHLADVWRFDGWKKDGQALVSNGTLRGTRVRLVKPLTYMNLSGAVLAPYRRRLTWAAKSDLLAIVDDVAIPVGTFRLRAKGSAGGHNGLKSIQAALDSMDYARLRVGIRPEDERRMQGDLADFVLDEFGRLDAAAVEDLLPRMTEAVEVWVNEGAEAAMTRFNGDGAKAGGE, from the coding sequence ATGAAGGTCATCGTCGGCCTCGGGAATCCGGGCAAGGAATACGCGCGCACACGCCACAACGTCGGCTGGTGGGTGGTTGACCACCTGGCCGACGTTTGGCGTTTTGATGGGTGGAAGAAAGACGGACAGGCGTTGGTGTCCAACGGCACGCTGCGCGGCACGCGGGTGCGGCTGGTCAAGCCGCTCACGTACATGAATCTGAGCGGCGCCGTGCTCGCGCCGTACCGGCGGCGGCTGACCTGGGCGGCCAAGTCCGATCTGCTGGCGATCGTGGACGACGTGGCGATTCCGGTGGGGACGTTCCGGCTGCGGGCCAAGGGCTCGGCTGGCGGGCACAACGGGCTCAAGAGCATCCAGGCGGCGCTCGACTCGATGGACTACGCGAGGCTGCGCGTGGGGATCCGGCCCGAGGATGAACGCCGGATGCAGGGCGATCTGGCCGATTTCGTGCTCGACGAGTTCGGCAGGCTGGATGCGGCGGCGGTGGAGGATTTGCTGCCGCGGATGACGGAGGCGGTGGAGGTGTGGGTAAACGAGGGGGCGGAGGCGGCGATGACGCGATTCAATGGGGACGGCGCGAAGGCGGGCGGCGAGTAG
- a CDS encoding 50S ribosomal protein L25/general stress protein Ctc encodes MATASLSATPRTGAGKGAARKLRQSGQVPAVIYGHSRAPQALALNTRDLQKLLDRVSYASTVIELNVDGATSRTLIRDIQRHPFKKEILHIDFQELVAGEKVTVKVPLVFVGVPEGVRTGGGILDQVMHEVSIHVDPSLIPNHVDVDVAALAIGHGVHVRDLKLPEGIAVLDEQDATICVVTAPKAVVEETVVAAAAETPAEPELIRKPKPEEAEAEK; translated from the coding sequence ATGGCTACAGCATCGCTTTCCGCCACTCCACGCACCGGCGCCGGCAAGGGCGCGGCGCGCAAGCTTCGTCAGTCGGGCCAGGTGCCCGCCGTCATCTACGGGCACAGCCGCGCGCCGCAGGCGCTGGCGCTCAACACGCGCGACCTCCAGAAGCTGCTCGACCGCGTATCGTACGCCAGCACGGTGATCGAGTTGAACGTGGACGGCGCCACGTCGCGCACGCTGATCCGCGACATCCAGCGCCACCCGTTCAAGAAGGAGATTCTCCACATCGACTTCCAGGAACTGGTGGCCGGTGAGAAGGTCACGGTGAAGGTGCCGCTCGTGTTCGTCGGCGTGCCCGAGGGCGTGCGCACCGGCGGCGGCATTCTGGACCAGGTGATGCACGAGGTGTCGATCCACGTCGACCCGTCGCTGATCCCCAACCACGTCGACGTCGACGTGGCGGCGCTGGCGATCGGTCACGGCGTGCACGTGCGCGACCTCAAGCTTCCCGAAGGCATCGCGGTGCTGGATGAACAGGACGCCACGATCTGCGTGGTCACCGCGCCCAAGGCGGTGGTCGAGGAGACGGTGGTGGCCGCGGCGGCGGAAACGCCGGCCGAGCCCGAGCTCATCCGCAAGCCGAAGCCCGAGGAAGCGGAGGCTGAGAAGTAA
- a CDS encoding ribose-phosphate pyrophosphokinase — translation MDGLSVPSHGFKLLSGTANRALAEEIARHTGADLCRVTLTRFADGEIFVRIDENVRGNDVFIIQPTNPPAENILELLLLIDAAKRASAARVTVVMPYYGYSRQDRKDQPRVAIGAKLLANMIMAAGAHRVLGIDFHQHQLQGFFDIPVDHLYAMPVFTAHYRKKALRDIVVVAPDVGSAKMARGFAKRLNASLAIIDKRRPAANVAEVVNVVGEVEGKDCILADDMIDTAGTVSEAARALKDLGATSVYVCATHALLSGPARERLMNAPIEEVAVTDTIALPEDRRFDKLAILSVGELLSKAIRFTHAEQSVSSLFD, via the coding sequence ATGGACGGACTCTCGGTACCTAGCCACGGGTTCAAGCTGCTCTCCGGAACGGCCAACCGGGCCCTGGCGGAAGAAATCGCCCGCCACACCGGGGCCGACCTCTGCCGGGTCACGCTGACGCGCTTTGCCGACGGCGAGATCTTCGTCCGCATCGACGAGAACGTGCGCGGCAACGACGTGTTCATCATCCAACCGACGAACCCGCCGGCCGAGAATATTCTCGAACTGCTGTTGCTCATCGACGCGGCCAAGCGCGCCAGTGCGGCGCGGGTGACCGTGGTGATGCCGTACTACGGGTATTCGCGGCAGGACCGCAAGGACCAGCCGCGGGTGGCGATCGGGGCCAAGCTCCTGGCCAACATGATCATGGCCGCGGGCGCGCACCGGGTGCTGGGGATCGATTTTCACCAGCATCAGTTGCAGGGCTTCTTCGACATTCCGGTGGACCATCTGTACGCGATGCCGGTGTTCACCGCGCATTACCGAAAGAAGGCGCTGCGGGACATCGTGGTCGTGGCCCCCGACGTGGGGTCGGCCAAGATGGCGCGGGGGTTCGCCAAGCGACTGAACGCGTCGCTGGCGATCATCGACAAGCGGCGCCCGGCGGCGAATGTGGCCGAAGTGGTGAACGTGGTGGGTGAGGTCGAGGGCAAGGATTGCATCCTGGCCGACGACATGATCGATACGGCGGGCACGGTGTCGGAAGCGGCGCGGGCGCTGAAGGATCTGGGCGCCACGTCGGTGTACGTCTGCGCCACGCACGCCCTGCTCTCGGGTCCGGCCCGCGAGCGACTGATGAATGCGCCGATCGAGGAGGTCGCGGTGACCGACACGATCGCGCTGCCGGAGGATCGGCGATTCGACAAGCTGGCCATTCTGTCGGTGGGCGAGCTGCTGTCGAAGGCCATCCGGTTCACGCACGCCGAGCAGAGCGTGAGCAGTCTGTTCGACTAG